A section of the Lynx canadensis isolate LIC74 chromosome A1, mLynCan4.pri.v2, whole genome shotgun sequence genome encodes:
- the PCDHB16 gene encoding protocadherin beta-16, producing MEIGWMCYLRQRQVLVFFVLLSMFGVGAELGPYSVVEEMEKGSFVANLGKDLGLGLTEMYNRRARIIFQGNKEHLQLKVQTGDLLINEKLDREELCGPADPCLLYFQLLMEKPLEIFQAELRVKDINDNSPVFTEREMILRIPENSPLGIAFPLSNALDLDVGSNNVQNYKISPNSHFRVLTRKLSDGRIYPELVLEEELDREEEPEIVLTLTALDGGSPPRYGTAQVRIEVVDSNDNAPQFEQPIYKVQIPENSHVGSLVVIVSARDLDSGVYGKIAYTLFQPSEDISKTLEVNPVTGEIQLRKQVDFETVQSYEVDIKATDGGGLSGKCTLLLQVVDVNDNPPEVTMSALTSPILENSPEIVVAVFSVSDPDSGDNGKTVSSIQDDLPFLLKPSVKNFYTLVTKRALDREERAQYNITITVTDLGTPRLKTQHNITVTVSDVNDNAPAFSQTTYTLRVRENNSPALHIGSVSATDRDSGANAQVTYSLLPPADPQLPLASLVSINADNGQLFALRSLDYEALQAFEFGVRAADRGSPALSSQARVRVLVLDDNDNAPFVLYPPQNGSAPCTELVPRAAEAGYLVTKVVAVDGDSGQNAWLSYQLLKATEPGLFGVWAHNGEVRTARLLSERDAVKHRLVVLVRDNGEPPRSASVTLHVLLVDGFSQPYLPLPEVAAAEARADPLTVYLVVALASVSSLFLFSVLVFVAVRLCRRSRAASAGRCSGPEGRFPGHLVDVSGAGTLSQSYQYEVCLRGGSGTNEFKFLKPIIPNLQFQSTGKEVEENPPFQNNFGI from the coding sequence ATGGAGATTGGCTGGATGTGCTATCTGAGACAAAGGCAAGTcctagttttctttgttttgctgagCATGTTTGGGGTGGGTGCTGAGTTAGGTCCCTATTCAGTagtggaagaaatggagaaaggctCCTTTGTGGCAAATCTAGGAAAAGACTTGGGGTTGGGATTGACAGAGATGTACAACCGCAGGGCTCGGATCATTTTTCAGGGGAACAAAGAGCATTTGCAGCTCAAGGTTCAGACTGGGGATTTGCTCATAAACGAGAAACTAGATCGAGAGGAGCTATGTGGTCCAGCTGACCCTTGCTTGTTATATTTCCAACTGTTAATGGAAAAGCCCTTAGAGATATTTCAGGCTGAACTGAGGGTGAAAGACATAAATGACAATTCTCCCGTGTTCACCGAAAGAGAAATGATTCTAAGAATACCTGAAAACAGTCCTCTAGGAATTGCATTCCCTCTGAGTAATGCTCTGGACTTGGATGTAGGAAGCAACAATGttcaaaactataaaatcagCCCCAACTCCCATTTCCGGGTTCTAACCCGCAAACTCAGTGACGGCAGAATATACCCTGAGCTGGTGTTGGAAGAAGAGCTAGACAGGGAGGAGGAGCCTGAAATCGTTTTAACTCTAACGGCGCTGGATGGCGGCTCTCCACCTCGGTATGGGACCGCTCAGGTGCGCATTGAAGTGGTGGACAGCAACGATAACGCCCCTCAGTTTGAGCAGCCCATCTACAAGGTGCAAATTCCTGAGAACAGCCATGTAGGCTCCTTGGTTGTCATTGTCTCTGCCAGAGATTTAGACAGCGGAGTATATGGAAAAATAGCCTACACGCTCTTTCAGCCTTCAGAAGATATTAGCAAAACTTTGGAGGTGAATCCTGTAACAGGAGAAATTCAACTGAGAAAACAAGTAGATTTTGAAACAGTTCAATCTTATGAGGTGGACATCAAGGCCACAGATGGGGGAGGCCTTTCAGGAAAATGCACTCTTCTCCTCCAGGTGGTGGATGTAAATGATAATCCCCCAGAAGTGACCATGTCTGCACTCACCAGCCCTATCCTGGAGAACTCACCTGAGATTGTAGTTGctgttttcagtgtttctgaTCCTGACTCTGGGGATAACGGGAAGACTGTTTCCTCCATCCAGGAtgaccttccttttcttctaaaacCTTCAGTCAAGAACTTTTACACCTTGGTAACCAAGAGAGCACtagacagagaagaaagagccCAATACAACATCACTATCACCGTCACCGACTTGGGGACCCCCAGGCTGAAAACGCAGCATAACATAACCGTGACGGTCTCCGACGTCAACGACAACGCCCCCGCCTTCAGCCAAACCACCTACACCCTGCGCGTCCGCGAGAACAACAGCCCCGCCCTGCACATCGGCAGCGTGAGCGCCACGGACAGGGACTCGGGCGCCAACGCCCAGGTCACCTACTCGCTGCTGCCGCCCGCGGACCCGCAGctgcccctggcctccctggTGTCCATCAACGCGGACAACGGGCAGCTGTTCGCGCTCAGGTCCCTGGATTACGAGGCGCTGCAGGCGTTCGAGTTCGGCGTGCGCGCGGCCGACCGCGGCTCGCCCGCGCTCAGCAGCCAGGCGCGGGTGCGCGTGCTGGTGCTGGACGACAACGACAACGCGCCCTTCGTGCTGTACCCGCCGCAGAACGGCTCTGCGCCCTGCACCGAGCTGGTGCCCAGGGCGGCCGAGGCGGGCTACCTGGTGACCAAGGTGGTGGCGGTGGACGGCGACTCGGGCCAGAACGCCTGGCTGTCGTACCAGCTGCTCAAGGCCACGGAGCCCGGGCTGTTCGGCGTGTGGGCGCACAACGGCGAGGTGCGCACGGCCCGGCTGCTGAGCGAGCGCGACGCCGTCAAGCACAGGCTGGTGGTGCTGGTCAGGGACAATGGCGAGCCGCCGCGCTCGGCCAGCGTCACGCTGCACGTGCTGCTGGTGGACGGCTTCTCGCAGCCCTACCTGCCGCTCCCGGAGGTGGCGGCGGCCGAGGCGCGGGCCGACCCGCTCACCGTCTACTTGGTCGTCGCCTTGGCGTCCGTGTCGTCGCTCTTCCTGTTCTCGGTGCTGGTGTTCGTGGCGGTGCGGCTGTGCAGGCGGAGCCGGGCGGCGTCTGCGGGTCGCTGCTCGGGGCCCGAGGGCCGCTTTCCGGGCCACCTGGTGGACGTCAGCGGCGCGGGGACGCTGTCGCAGAGCTACCAGTATGAGGTGTGTCTTCGGGGAGGTTCGGGGACCAATGAGTTCAAGTTCCTCAAGCCCATTATCCCTAATCTGCAGTTTCAGAGCACCGGGAAGGAAGTGGAAGAAAATCCCCCCTTCCAGAATAATTTTGGGATTTAA
- the PCDHB10 gene encoding protocadherin beta-10 yields the protein MEAGMLCCPRQRQVLFLFMFGGVSLAGSGFGQYSVTEETERGSFVVNLAKDLGLGDQELVSRGARVVSDNKQHLLLDPHSGDLLTNEKLDREKLCGLTEPCLLYFQILMENPFQIYRAELRVRDINDHSPMFRDKETVLKILENTAEGTAFRLERAEDSDGGLNGIQSYIINPNPFFHIKISDSDEGMIYPELVLDKALDREKQHELSLTLTALDGGSPPRSGTTTIRIVILDINDNAPQFSQTMYETQAPENSPVGSLIAKVSAGDIDSGVNADISYSFFDASEDIRETFQINPFSGEIVLIVLLDYELVKSYKMNIQAMDGGGLTATCTVLVEVLDINDNPPELIMSSLSNHVAENSPETVLAVFRIKDRDSGENGKMHCYIQDNLPFLLKPSVENFYILMTEGGLDRESQAEYNITITVTDLGTPRLKTQHNITVTVSDVNDNAPAFSQTTYTLRVRENNSPALHIGSVSATDRDSGANAQVTYSLLPPADPQLPLASLVSINADNGQLFALRSLDYEALQAFEFGVRAADRGSPALSSQARVRVLVLDDNDNAPFVLYPPQNGSAPCTELVPRAAEAGYLVTKVVAVDGDSGQNAWLSYQLLKATEPGLFGVWAHNGEVRTARLLSERDAVKHRLVVLVRDNGEPPRSASVTLHVLLVDGFSQPYLPLPEVAAAEARADPLTVYLVVALASVSSLFLFSVLVFVAVRLCRRSRAASAGRCSGPEGHFPGHLVDVSGSGTLSQSYQYEVCLRGGSGTSEFKFLKPIIPNIQAQDSGGHSEENPTFRNSFGFNLE from the coding sequence ATGGAGGCTGGAATGTTGTGCTGCCCAAGACAAAGGCAAGTcctatttctctttatgtttggGGGAGTATCCTTAGCAGGTTCTGGGTTTGGACAATATTCTGTgacagaggaaacagagagaggatCATTTGTGGTTAATCTGGCAAAGGATCTGGGGCTAGGGGACCAGGAATTGGTTTCAAGGGGAGCCCGGGTGGTCTCTGATAACAAACAACACTTGCTCCTGGATCCTCATTCTGGAGATTTGCTCACAAATGAGAAACTGGACCGGGAAAAGCTGTGTGGCCTCACAGAGCCCTGTTTGctgtatttccaaattttaatgGAGAACCCCTTTCAGATTTACCGGGCTGAGCTGAGGGTCAGGGACATAAATGATCATTCACCAATGTTTCGGGACAAAGAGACagtcttaaaaatattagaaaatacagCTGAAGGGACAGCATTTCGACTAGAAAGAGCAGAGGATTCAGATGGAGGACTTAACGGTATACAAAGCTACATCATCAACCCGAACCcttttttccatattaaaattaGTGACAGTGATGAAGGCATGATATATCCAGAATTAGTATTGGATAAGGCACTGGACCGGGAGAAGCAGCACGAACTCAGTTTAACACTCACGGCACTGGATGGTGGGTCTCCACCCAGGTCTGGGACCACCACAATACGAATTGTGATCCTGGACATCAATGATAATGCTCCCCAGTTTTCTCAGACAATGTATGAGACCCAGGCCCCAGAAAACAGCCCAGTAGGGTCCCTTATTGCAAAAGTCTCTGCAGGAGATATAGATTCTGGAGTCAATGCAGACATATCCTATTCATTTTTTGATGCTTCTGAAGATATTCGAGAAACCTTTCAAATCAATCCTTTTTCTGGAGAAATTGTCCTCATAGTGTTGCTTGATTATGAGCTAGTAAAGTCTTACAAAATGAATATACAGGCAATGGATGGAGGGGGTCTTACTGCAACATGTACCGTCTTGGTGGAAGTATTAGATATCAATGACAATCCCCCAGAACTGATCATGTCATCACTTTCCAACCATGTCGCTGAGAACTCTCCTGAGACGGTACTGGCTGTTTTTAGAATTAAAGACAGAGActctggagaaaatggaaaaatgcacTGCTACATTCAAGATAATCTGCCATTCCTTCTGAAACCCTCTGTGGAAAATTTTTACATCCTCATGACAGAAGGAGGGCTGGACAGGGAAAGTCAAGCCGAGTACAACATCACCATCACCGTCACCGACTTAGGGACCCCCAGGCTGAAAACGCAGCACAACATAACCGTGACGGTCTCCGACGTCAACGACAACGCCCCCGCCTTCAGCCAAACCACCTACACCCTGCGCGTCCGCGAGAACAACAGCCCCGCCCTGCACATCGGCAGCGTGAGCGCCACGGACAGGGACTCGGGCGCCAACGCCCAGGTCACCTACTCGCTGCTGCCGCCCGCGGACCCGCAGctgcccctggcctccctggTGTCCATCAACGCGGACAACGGGCAGCTGTTCGCGCTCAGGTCCCTGGATTACGAGGCGCTGCAGGCGTTCGAGTTCGGCGTGCGCGCGGCCGACCGCGGCTCGCCCGCGCTCAGCAGCCAGGCGCGGGTGCGCGTGCTGGTGCTGGACGACAACGACAACGCGCCCTTCGTGCTGTACCCGCCGCAGAACGGCTCTGCGCCCTGCACCGAGCTGGTGCCCAGGGCGGCCGAGGCGGGCTACCTGGTGACCAAGGTGGTGGCGGTGGACGGCGACTCGGGCCAGAACGCCTGGCTGTCGTACCAGCTGCTCAAGGCCACGGAGCCCGGGCTGTTCGGCGTGTGGGCGCACAACGGCGAGGTGCGCACGGCCCGGCTGCTGAGCGAGCGCGACGCCGTCAAGCACAGGCTGGTGGTGCTGGTCAGGGACAATGGCGAGCCGCCGCGCTCGGCCAGCGTCACGCTGCACGTGCTGCTGGTGGACGGCTTCTCGCAGCCCTACCTGCCGCTCCCGGAGGTGGCGGCGGCCGAGGCGCGGGCCGACCCGCTCACCGTCTACTTGGTCGTCGCCTTGGCGTCCGTGTCGTCGCTCTTCCTGTTCTCGGTGCTGGTGTTCGTGGCGGTGCGGCTGTGCAGGCGGAGCCGGGCGGCGTCTGCGGGTCGCTGCTCGGGGCCCGAGGGCCACTTTCCGGGCCACCTGGTGGACGTCAGCGGCTCGGGGACGCTGTCCCAGAGCTACCAGTATGAGGTGTGTCTTCGGGGAGGCTCGGGGACCAGTGAGTTCAAGTTCCTCAAGCCCATTATCCCCAATATCCAGGCACAGGACTCTGGGGGGCATAGCGAAGAAAATCCCACCTTTCGAAATAGCTTTGGATTTAACTTAgagtaa